One part of the [Pantoea] beijingensis genome encodes these proteins:
- a CDS encoding ABC transporter substrate-binding protein produces MRKLQWVFCFMFLLGLQPFYAQASRQVTDQLGRKVTIPDRVDRVVVLQHQTLNLLVQLDATKTMVGILGNWKQQLGDNYQRLVPDLNNIPALGDLTHVDLEKLVALRPQVVFVTNYAPQEMIDQIQHLGIAVIAISLRSDDNQQQNKLNPELQDEEQAYNQGIRDGIRLIGTVINHQAQAEDLIKATFTQRQQVSERLKTIPPEQRIRVYMANPDLTTYGSGKYTGLMMAHAGALNVAAATVKGFKQVSMEQILAWNPQVIFVQDRYPQVINEINQQPAWQAVDAVKNHRVYLMPEYAKAWGYPMPEAMALGELWMAQKLYPAQFSDIDMHKRADSWYQRFYRTHYSGND; encoded by the coding sequence ATGCGTAAACTTCAGTGGGTATTTTGTTTTATGTTTCTTCTTGGCCTGCAACCCTTTTACGCGCAGGCTTCACGCCAGGTGACCGACCAGCTTGGCCGAAAAGTGACAATCCCGGATCGTGTGGACCGGGTGGTTGTTCTTCAGCACCAAACTCTTAACCTACTCGTTCAGCTTGACGCCACTAAAACCATGGTCGGCATTTTGGGCAACTGGAAACAGCAGTTGGGTGATAACTATCAGCGGCTTGTTCCCGATCTGAACAACATTCCTGCACTTGGCGATCTCACACATGTCGATCTTGAAAAGTTGGTCGCATTACGGCCGCAAGTTGTCTTTGTCACTAATTATGCTCCGCAAGAGATGATTGACCAGATACAGCATCTCGGTATCGCCGTTATCGCTATTTCTCTACGCAGCGATGACAACCAACAGCAGAATAAGCTCAACCCGGAGTTACAGGATGAAGAACAAGCCTACAACCAGGGGATAAGGGATGGCATACGCCTTATTGGCACAGTGATAAATCATCAGGCCCAGGCAGAAGATCTGATTAAAGCAACCTTCACACAGCGCCAACAAGTCAGCGAACGTCTTAAAACTATTCCCCCTGAACAGCGCATCCGTGTTTATATGGCTAATCCCGACCTCACAACTTATGGATCAGGAAAATATACCGGACTGATGATGGCCCACGCTGGTGCGCTAAACGTAGCAGCTGCAACGGTTAAGGGATTTAAGCAAGTTTCGATGGAGCAAATCCTTGCCTGGAACCCTCAGGTGATTTTTGTGCAGGATCGCTATCCGCAAGTTATCAATGAGATCAACCAACAACCCGCCTGGCAAGCCGTCGATGCCGTAAAGAATCACCGTGTTTATCTCATGCCGGAATATGCCAAGGCTTGGGGTTACCCAATGCCAGAAGCGATGGCCTTGGGTGAATTGTGGATGGCGCAAAAACTTTACCCGGCACAATTCAGTGACATTGATATGCATAAGCGGGCAGATAGCTGGTATCAGCGTTTTTACCGCACTCACTACAGCGGGAACGATTGA
- the yfiH gene encoding purine nucleoside phosphorylase YfiH produces the protein MNTLIIPDWPAPANVQACSTTRWGGASKAPWDSLNLGSHVGDNLADVENNRETLIALAGLPSMPVWMEQVHGTDVLRLNDSLPESVRADAAWTRQSGVVCAAMTADCLPVLFCSDDGTQVAAAHAGWRGLCAGVLEATIRNFDCPVSSIHAWLGPAIGPNAFEVGVDVYDAFVAKDAQAALAFRAAGDKYYADIWQLARQRLEAIGVHSVSGGGLCTVSQPDNFFSWRRDGVTGRLASLVWLI, from the coding sequence ATGAATACGTTGATTATTCCTGACTGGCCGGCCCCCGCGAATGTGCAAGCATGTTCAACAACTCGATGGGGCGGCGCCAGTAAGGCCCCCTGGGATTCACTAAACCTGGGTAGCCACGTCGGGGATAATCTGGCGGATGTAGAAAATAACCGAGAAACGTTGATAGCGCTTGCAGGGTTGCCCTCAATGCCTGTCTGGATGGAACAGGTACATGGTACAGATGTACTACGTTTAAACGACAGTCTGCCCGAGTCAGTGCGCGCCGATGCCGCCTGGACCAGACAATCGGGTGTGGTTTGTGCGGCGATGACGGCTGATTGTTTACCTGTGCTATTTTGCTCTGATGACGGTACGCAGGTCGCTGCGGCTCATGCCGGCTGGCGGGGGCTTTGCGCTGGTGTATTGGAAGCGACTATTCGCAACTTTGATTGTCCAGTGAGCAGTATCCATGCTTGGCTTGGGCCGGCAATTGGACCGAATGCGTTTGAGGTAGGTGTCGATGTCTATGATGCATTTGTTGCTAAAGATGCGCAGGCCGCTCTCGCTTTTCGGGCGGCAGGGGATAAATATTATGCTGATATCTGGCAATTAGCGCGCCAGCGGCTTGAAGCTATAGGGGTTCATTCCGTTAGCGGGGGCGGGCTTTGTACCGTTTCGCAACCCGACAACTTTTTCTCCTGGCGGCGAGACGGCGTAACTGGCCGTCTGGCAAGTTTAGTCTGGCTGATATAA
- the rimM gene encoding ribosome maturation factor RimM (Essential for efficient processing of 16S rRNA) has protein sequence MSKQLTARAPVKPLILGKMGAAYGIRGWLKVFSSTEDAENIFDYQPWFIQRAGQWQLVELEGWKRHNQDMIIKVKGIDDRDSAGLFTNCEIVVDSEQLPELDSGDYYWKDLIGCQVVTTKGYELGKVTELMETGSNDVLVVKANLKDAFGVKERLIPFLDEQVIKNVDLTTGTIEVDWDPGF, from the coding sequence ATGAGCAAGCAACTCACCGCCAGAGCACCTGTTAAGCCGTTAATACTCGGCAAAATGGGTGCTGCCTATGGTATTCGTGGTTGGCTCAAAGTGTTTTCCTCCACCGAAGACGCCGAAAATATTTTTGACTATCAGCCGTGGTTTATCCAGCGTGCGGGTCAATGGCAGCTTGTCGAGCTGGAAGGCTGGAAGCGCCATAATCAGGACATGATCATCAAAGTCAAAGGCATTGACGATCGTGATAGTGCCGGGCTGTTCACCAATTGCGAGATTGTTGTGGATTCCGAGCAGTTGCCAGAGCTGGATAGTGGTGATTATTACTGGAAAGACCTTATTGGTTGCCAGGTTGTCACCACCAAAGGCTATGAGCTGGGTAAAGTCACTGAGCTGATGGAAACCGGTTCAAACGACGTTCTCGTCGTAAAGGCAAACCTGAAAGATGCATTCGGTGTGAAGGAGCGGTTAATTCCGTTTCTTGATGAACAGGTTATCAAGAATGTCGATCTCACTACCGGCACCATTGAAGTAGATTGGGATCCTGGTTTTTGA
- the trmD gene encoding tRNA (guanosine(37)-N1)-methyltransferase TrmD, which translates to MWIGVISLFPEMFRAITDYGVTGRAVKNGLLSIQSWSPRDFAHDRHRTVDDRPYGGGPGMLMMVQPLRDAIHAAKAAAGDGAKVIYLSPQGRKLDQVGVCELATQQKLILVCGRYEGIDERVIKTEIDEEWSIGDYVLSGGELPAMTLIDSVSRFIPGVLGKQASAEEDSFSEGLLDCPHYTRPEVLEGMDVPAVLLSGNHADIRRWRLKQSLGRTWLRRPELLENLALTEEQARLLSEFQKEFSRQQNDDTEDKP; encoded by the coding sequence ATGTGGATTGGGGTGATAAGCCTGTTTCCAGAGATGTTTCGCGCAATTACCGATTACGGGGTAACTGGCCGGGCAGTAAAAAATGGCCTGCTCAGCATTCAGAGTTGGAGTCCTCGTGATTTCGCTCATGATCGGCACCGTACCGTAGACGATCGTCCTTACGGTGGCGGACCGGGAATGCTAATGATGGTACAACCTTTACGGGATGCCATCCACGCAGCAAAAGCGGCGGCAGGAGATGGTGCAAAGGTGATTTATCTTTCACCTCAGGGGCGCAAACTCGACCAGGTCGGCGTTTGTGAACTGGCAACCCAGCAGAAGTTAATTCTGGTTTGTGGTCGCTACGAAGGGATAGACGAGCGCGTAATTAAAACCGAAATCGATGAAGAATGGTCGATTGGTGATTATGTTCTTAGTGGTGGTGAGCTGCCAGCAATGACGCTAATTGACTCGGTGTCCCGGTTTATCCCCGGCGTACTGGGTAAGCAGGCGTCAGCAGAGGAAGATTCGTTTTCCGAAGGATTGTTGGACTGCCCGCACTACACCCGACCTGAAGTGTTAGAAGGGATGGATGTCCCCGCAGTATTGCTGTCGGGAAACCATGCCGATATTCGCCGGTGGCGCCTGAAACAGTCGCTGGGCCGTACCTGGCTTAGAAGACCTGAACTTCTGGAAAACCTGGCTCTGACTGAAGAGCAAGCAAGGTTGCTGTCTGAGTTCCAAAAAGAATTCAGCAGGCAACAAAACGATGATACGGAAGATAAGCCTTAG
- the raiA gene encoding ribosome-associated translation inhibitor RaiA, translating into MVLNITSKQMEITAAIRQHVEDRLAKLEKWQTHLINPHIVLSKEPKEFVADATINTPNGPLIASAKNEDMYAAVNELINKLERQLNKVQHKGEARRAGSSVKDLSVVDQE; encoded by the coding sequence ATGGTTCTGAACATTACCAGCAAGCAAATGGAAATCACCGCGGCTATCCGCCAGCATGTCGAAGACCGTCTCGCGAAGCTCGAAAAATGGCAAACTCATCTGATAAATCCGCACATTGTTCTATCAAAAGAGCCGAAAGAATTTGTCGCTGATGCCACCATCAACACGCCAAATGGCCCGCTAATCGCCAGCGCAAAAAATGAAGATATGTACGCGGCAGTGAATGAGCTGATTAATAAACTGGAGCGCCAGTTGAACAAGGTTCAGCATAAAGGCGAAGCGCGTCGTGCAGGTTCCAGCGTAAAAGATTTGAGTGTGGTGGACCAGGAGTAA
- a CDS encoding 3-deoxy-7-phosphoheptulonate synthase, with protein MQKDALNNVHIADEQILITPEELKKQFPLNAQLEAQIAASRQTISDIIRGEDHRLLVVCGPCSIHDPEAALEYARHLKNLSEQLKDQLYIVMRVYFEKPRTTVGWKGLINDPYMDNSFDMEAGLHIARQLLVNLVEMGLPLATEALDPNSPQYLGDLFSWSAIGARTTESQTHREMASGLSMPVGFKNGTDGSLDTAINAMRAAAMPHRFVGINQAGQVCLLKTQGNPDGHVILRGGKAPNYSPDDVAQCEKEMLKAGLRPALMIDCSHGNSNKDYRRQPGVAESAVAQIKDGNRSIIGLMLESNLNEGNQTSEQPRSQMRYGVSVTDACINWESTETLLREIHQDLSGVLTARLSKED; from the coding sequence ATGCAAAAAGACGCGCTGAATAATGTTCATATTGCAGATGAGCAAATATTAATCACCCCGGAAGAGCTGAAAAAGCAGTTTCCTTTGAATGCCCAGCTTGAAGCGCAGATTGCCGCTTCCCGGCAGACTATTTCAGATATCATCCGCGGTGAAGATCATCGTCTGCTGGTGGTGTGCGGTCCATGTTCAATCCACGATCCTGAAGCTGCGTTAGAATATGCTCGTCATCTGAAAAACCTCTCTGAACAGTTGAAGGACCAACTGTATATCGTCATGCGCGTCTATTTTGAAAAGCCTCGTACCACTGTCGGTTGGAAAGGGCTGATCAACGATCCTTATATGGATAACTCCTTTGATATGGAAGCGGGTCTGCATATTGCTCGTCAACTGCTGGTCAATTTGGTGGAGATGGGGCTGCCGCTAGCCACTGAAGCGCTGGATCCTAATAGCCCGCAATACCTTGGCGATCTTTTTAGCTGGTCGGCGATTGGCGCGCGCACCACGGAATCACAAACCCATCGTGAAATGGCATCAGGTTTATCAATGCCAGTTGGTTTTAAAAACGGTACGGACGGCAGTCTTGATACTGCTATTAACGCAATGCGCGCTGCTGCTATGCCGCATCGCTTTGTAGGCATTAATCAGGCCGGTCAGGTTTGCTTGTTAAAAACGCAGGGTAATCCGGATGGACATGTAATTCTACGTGGCGGTAAAGCCCCAAATTATAGTCCGGACGATGTTGCGCAGTGTGAAAAAGAGATGCTGAAGGCGGGACTCCGCCCGGCCTTGATGATAGATTGCAGCCATGGTAATTCAAATAAAGACTATCGCCGCCAGCCAGGTGTAGCGGAATCAGCCGTCGCGCAGATCAAAGATGGTAACCGCTCGATTATTGGTTTGATGTTGGAAAGTAACCTTAATGAAGGTAACCAGACGTCCGAACAACCTCGTAGCCAGATGCGTTACGGCGTGTCCGTGACGGATGCCTGCATTAACTGGGAATCGACTGAGACGCTACTGCGTGAGATTCATCAGGATCTGAGCGGGGTGCTGACGGCGCGGTTATCAAAAGAGGATTAA
- the pheA gene encoding bifunctional chorismate mutase/prephenate dehydratase: protein MNPETPLLALRDKISAVDEKLLALLSQRRMLAIEVAKAKMTTHRPIRDIERERALLEHLITLGKNHQLDAHYITRLFQQIIEDSVLTQQALLQKHLNKTHASSARIAFLGPKGSYSHLAARNYAARHFETFVESGCLKFHEIIHQVEAGQADYAVLPIENTSSGSINDVYDLLQQTSLSIVGEMTIPINHCVLVSGATDLQQIETVYSHPQPFQQCSQFINRFPHWKIEYTESTAAAMEKVAEMGSPHVAALGSEAGGELYHLQVLERNLANQKQNITRFIILARKPIEVSDQVPAKTTLIMATGQQAGALVEALLVLRQHNLIMSKLESRPINGNPWEEMFYLDVQGNLRSVEMQQALNELTAITRSLKVLGCYPSENVIPAEPQ from the coding sequence ATGAACCCCGAAACCCCTTTACTGGCACTGCGCGATAAGATCAGCGCCGTTGATGAAAAATTACTCGCCCTGCTCTCGCAACGTCGAATGTTGGCGATTGAAGTAGCAAAGGCCAAAATGACCACCCATCGCCCTATTCGTGATATTGAACGCGAGCGCGCGCTACTTGAGCATCTCATTACGTTGGGGAAAAACCACCAGCTTGATGCACATTATATCACCCGCTTGTTCCAGCAAATTATTGAAGATTCAGTGCTGACCCAGCAGGCATTGCTGCAAAAGCATCTCAATAAAACCCATGCCAGCTCTGCCCGTATTGCTTTTCTCGGACCTAAAGGCTCTTATTCGCATCTCGCCGCACGTAACTATGCCGCACGCCACTTTGAGACATTTGTTGAAAGCGGTTGCCTTAAATTTCATGAAATTATTCATCAGGTTGAAGCAGGCCAAGCTGACTATGCTGTTTTACCAATAGAAAACACCAGTTCCGGCTCCATTAATGACGTTTACGACCTATTACAGCAAACGAGCTTGTCTATTGTTGGTGAAATGACAATTCCCATCAATCATTGTGTTCTGGTTTCGGGAGCGACCGACTTACAACAAATCGAAACTGTTTATAGCCATCCTCAACCCTTCCAGCAATGTAGCCAGTTTATTAATCGTTTTCCGCACTGGAAAATTGAATACACTGAAAGCACCGCTGCCGCGATGGAAAAAGTAGCAGAGATGGGTTCACCGCACGTGGCGGCATTGGGTAGCGAAGCTGGAGGAGAGTTATATCATTTACAAGTTCTGGAGCGCAATCTGGCCAACCAAAAGCAGAACATCACACGTTTCATTATTCTGGCCCGCAAACCTATTGAGGTTTCAGATCAAGTACCCGCTAAAACCACATTAATTATGGCAACGGGACAACAAGCAGGCGCATTGGTTGAAGCCCTTCTGGTGTTGCGCCAGCATAATTTAATTATGAGCAAGCTAGAGTCACGTCCCATTAATGGCAATCCCTGGGAAGAGATGTTTTATTTGGATGTGCAGGGAAATTTGCGTTCAGTAGAGATGCAACAAGCACTGAATGAGCTCACTGCGATTACCCGTTCACTAAAAGTGCTGGGATGCTACCCAAGCGAGAATGTGATTCCTGCTGAACCTCAATAA
- the rluD gene encoding 23S rRNA pseudouridine(1911/1915/1917) synthase RluD, with amino-acid sequence MAQQVQLTATVSESQLGQRLDQALAELFPDYSRSRIKEWILDRRVMVNGNVVDRPKEKVLGGEQVAINAEIEEDVRWEAQDIALNIVYEDDDILVINKPRDLVVHPGAGNPDGTVLNALLHYYPEIADVPRAGIVHRLDKDTTGLMVVAKTVPAQTHLVESLQLREITREYEAVAIGNMTAGGSVNEPISRHSTKRTHMAVHPMGKPATTHYRIMEHFRAHTRLRLRLETGRTHQIRVHMAHINHPLVGDQLYGGRPRPPKGASEAFIATLRSFDRQALHATMLRLYHPISGIEMEWHAPLPQDMVDLVNALKADTEEFKDQLDWL; translated from the coding sequence ATGGCACAACAAGTACAACTCACCGCAACGGTGTCCGAATCACAACTCGGACAACGCTTAGATCAGGCTTTAGCGGAATTGTTCCCTGATTATTCACGTTCTCGCATAAAAGAATGGATCCTTGACCGCCGTGTGATGGTAAATGGCAACGTGGTTGATAGGCCGAAAGAAAAAGTGTTGGGCGGCGAACAAGTCGCAATCAATGCTGAAATTGAAGAAGATGTGCGCTGGGAAGCGCAGGATATTGCACTCAATATTGTCTATGAGGATGACGATATCCTCGTGATTAACAAGCCTCGGGATTTAGTCGTACATCCCGGTGCCGGAAATCCCGATGGTACGGTACTGAATGCGTTATTACATTATTATCCTGAGATTGCCGACGTTCCTCGTGCGGGAATTGTCCATCGACTGGATAAAGATACTACCGGATTAATGGTGGTAGCAAAAACGGTTCCGGCACAGACCCATTTGGTTGAGTCACTGCAACTACGGGAAATTACGCGTGAGTATGAAGCTGTGGCGATCGGCAATATGACAGCGGGCGGTTCGGTAAATGAACCAATTAGCCGTCATTCGACCAAACGCACACATATGGCGGTTCACCCTATGGGGAAACCAGCGACGACCCATTATCGTATTATGGAACATTTCCGTGCCCATACGCGTTTGCGGCTGCGTCTTGAGACCGGACGTACACACCAGATTCGCGTGCACATGGCACATATCAACCATCCATTGGTTGGCGATCAGCTCTATGGTGGACGTCCCCGCCCACCGAAAGGGGCATCGGAAGCTTTTATCGCAACGTTACGCAGCTTCGATCGCCAGGCGCTACACGCAACCATGCTTCGCCTCTATCATCCGATCTCCGGGATTGAAATGGAATGGCATGCACCGTTACCGCAGGATATGGTCGATTTGGTGAATGCATTGAAAGCGGATACCGAAGAGTTTAAAGATCAACTGGATTGGCTATGA
- a CDS encoding substrate-binding domain-containing protein produces METIRVLAAGSLRLVWPDILTAFAQLSAQPVTTAFGPAGLLRQRIELAESCDLFVSANVTHPQTLLDTGKALSVMIFSHNQLCLTMSQRLAQQQRTWIDLLSDPALQVATSTPISDPSGDYTWALFNHIEKNHPEAGKALKQRARALVGGADSLVVPEGELAAEWIIRQQLADIFIGYQSYALRLCNCDNIAVMEIPASYQIRANYAFAVCHPRAQLLASFLVSERAQSILEREGFIPLNR; encoded by the coding sequence ATGGAGACTATCCGGGTACTCGCAGCTGGCAGCCTACGCCTCGTGTGGCCTGATATACTCACGGCTTTCGCTCAGCTCAGTGCCCAGCCCGTCACCACCGCTTTTGGTCCCGCGGGCCTTCTGCGACAACGTATTGAATTGGCCGAATCCTGCGATCTGTTTGTTTCAGCAAATGTTACGCACCCACAAACACTTCTGGACACAGGGAAGGCCTTAAGCGTAATGATTTTCAGCCACAATCAACTTTGCCTGACGATGTCGCAACGGCTTGCACAACAGCAACGCACCTGGATTGATCTTCTCAGCGATCCTGCGTTGCAAGTGGCCACATCTACTCCGATTAGCGATCCCTCTGGAGATTATACCTGGGCACTCTTTAACCATATTGAAAAAAATCATCCAGAGGCAGGAAAAGCGCTGAAGCAGCGTGCGCGAGCACTAGTTGGCGGGGCGGATTCACTCGTTGTACCGGAGGGCGAGCTGGCAGCAGAATGGATAATTAGACAGCAGTTGGCCGATATTTTTATCGGCTACCAGAGTTATGCACTCCGATTATGCAATTGCGACAATATCGCCGTAATGGAAATTCCTGCTTCGTATCAAATCCGCGCTAACTACGCTTTTGCGGTTTGTCATCCCAGAGCGCAGTTATTAGCATCATTTTTAGTTTCCGAACGAGCGCAGTCAATTTTAGAGAGGGAAGGCTTTATACCGCTTAACAGGTAA
- the pheL gene encoding pheA operon leader peptide PheL, whose translation MKLQPFFFAFFFTFP comes from the coding sequence ATGAAACTACAACCGTTTTTCTTCGCATTCTTTTTTACCTTCCCATGA
- the tyrA gene encoding bifunctional chorismate mutase/prephenate dehydrogenase gives MVAELTALRDQIDEVDKALLDLLARRLDLVAEVGEVKSRYGLPIYVPEREASMLASRRKEAESLGVPPDLIEDVLRRVMRESYSSENDKGFKTLCPELRSVVIVGGKGQMGCLFEKMLTLSGYQVKILDKDDWHQADTLLSDAGMVIISVPIHLTERVIASLPPLPDDCILVDLASVKNPPLQAMLAAHSGPVLGLHPMFGPDSGSLAKQVVVWCDGRQPEAYQWFLEQIQVWGARLHRISAVEHDQNMAFIQALRHFATFAYGLHLAEENVQLEQLLALSSPIYRLELAMVGRLFAQDPQLYADIIMSSESNLALIKRYYQRFGEAITLLEKGDKQAFIDSFRKVEHWFGDYAKRFLVESRTLLRQANDNRQ, from the coding sequence ATGGTGGCTGAACTGACCGCGCTACGCGATCAAATTGATGAAGTTGATAAAGCGCTGCTCGATCTGCTGGCCAGAAGGCTTGATTTGGTCGCTGAAGTTGGCGAAGTAAAAAGCCGTTACGGATTACCTATTTATGTACCTGAGCGTGAAGCTTCGATGCTGGCTTCACGCCGTAAAGAGGCGGAATCACTGGGTGTTCCGCCCGATTTAATTGAGGATGTTTTGCGCCGCGTGATGCGCGAGTCCTACTCCAGTGAAAATGATAAAGGCTTTAAAACTCTGTGCCCTGAACTGCGTTCCGTTGTTATTGTTGGAGGGAAAGGGCAGATGGGGTGCTTGTTTGAGAAGATGCTGACACTTTCAGGCTATCAGGTGAAAATTCTTGATAAGGATGACTGGCATCAGGCAGACACGTTACTCAGCGATGCGGGCATGGTAATTATCAGTGTGCCGATTCATCTTACAGAACGCGTTATTGCGAGCCTTCCTCCACTTCCTGATGACTGTATTTTAGTCGATTTGGCCTCTGTTAAGAACCCGCCACTCCAGGCGATGCTTGCAGCGCATAGTGGTCCGGTATTGGGGTTACATCCGATGTTTGGCCCTGATAGCGGTAGTCTGGCAAAGCAGGTGGTGGTGTGGTGCGATGGACGTCAGCCAGAAGCTTATCAGTGGTTCCTGGAGCAGATTCAGGTATGGGGTGCACGTTTACATCGTATCAGTGCGGTTGAGCATGACCAGAATATGGCGTTTATTCAGGCATTGCGCCATTTTGCTACGTTTGCCTATGGTTTACACCTTGCTGAAGAAAATGTGCAACTTGAGCAGTTGTTGGCGCTTTCTTCGCCTATTTATCGTCTTGAACTGGCGATGGTAGGGAGACTGTTCGCGCAGGATCCACAGCTTTATGCTGATATCATCATGTCTTCGGAGAGCAACCTGGCGCTGATAAAACGTTATTATCAGCGTTTTGGCGAGGCGATTACGTTACTGGAAAAAGGTGATAAACAGGCGTTTATTGATAGTTTCCGTAAAGTTGAGCACTGGTTTGGCGATTACGCCAAGCGTTTTCTGGTTGAAAGCCGTACGCTTCTGCGCCAGGCAAATGATAACCGCCAATAA
- the rplS gene encoding 50S ribosomal protein L19 — protein MSNIIKQIEQEQMKQDVPSFRPGDSVEVKVWVVEGSKKRLQAFEGVVIAIRNRGLHSAFTVRKISNGEGVERVFQTHSPVIDSITVKRRGAVRKAKLYYLRERTGKSARIKERLN, from the coding sequence ATGAGCAACATTATCAAGCAAATTGAACAAGAGCAGATGAAACAGGACGTACCTTCATTCCGTCCGGGTGATTCCGTGGAAGTGAAAGTATGGGTCGTTGAAGGTTCTAAAAAACGTCTGCAGGCATTCGAGGGCGTGGTTATCGCTATTCGTAACCGCGGTCTGCACTCTGCATTCACTGTTCGTAAGATTTCTAACGGCGAAGGTGTTGAGCGTGTTTTCCAAACACACTCACCGGTAATCGACAGCATTACTGTGAAACGTCGTGGTGCCGTGCGTAAGGCCAAACTGTACTACCTGCGTGAGCGTACTGGTAAGTCAGCTCGTATCAAAGAGCGTCTTAACTAA
- the bamD gene encoding outer membrane protein assembly factor BamD translates to MTRMKYLVAAATLSLALVGCSSSKDVVPDSPPSELYATAQQKLQDGNFKGAITQLEALDNRYPFGPYSQQVQLDLIYAYYKNADLPMAQAAIERFMRLNPTHPNIDYVIYMKGLTDMALDDSALQGFFGVDRSDRDPEHARDAFRDFSQLLRGYPNSQYAADARKRLIYLKDRLAKYELSVAQFYTKRGAYVAVVNRVEQMMRDYPDTQATRTALPLMESAYRQLQLNAEADKVAQIISANKS, encoded by the coding sequence ATGACGCGTATGAAATATCTGGTGGCTGCAGCCACGTTGAGCCTGGCGCTGGTCGGTTGTTCCAGCTCCAAGGATGTGGTGCCTGACAGCCCGCCATCTGAGCTCTATGCCACGGCCCAGCAAAAACTGCAGGACGGTAACTTTAAAGGAGCAATAACGCAACTGGAAGCGCTCGATAACCGCTATCCGTTTGGTCCTTACTCCCAGCAAGTTCAGCTAGATCTGATCTACGCTTACTATAAAAATGCCGATTTGCCGATGGCACAAGCGGCAATTGAGCGCTTTATGCGCCTGAACCCGACGCACCCAAACATCGACTACGTCATTTATATGAAGGGTCTGACGGATATGGCGCTGGATGATTCGGCGTTACAAGGGTTCTTCGGTGTTGATCGTTCAGACCGTGACCCTGAGCATGCGCGTGATGCTTTTCGAGATTTCTCGCAGTTGCTGCGCGGTTATCCGAACAGTCAATATGCGGCTGATGCCAGAAAACGACTGATATATCTGAAAGATCGTCTGGCTAAATACGAACTTTCCGTCGCACAATTCTATACTAAGCGTGGTGCTTATGTCGCGGTTGTTAATCGTGTAGAGCAAATGATGAGAGATTACCCCGATACGCAAGCAACACGCACGGCTTTACCTCTAATGGAAAGTGCTTATCGCCAGCTTCAGCTAAATGCCGAAGCGGATAAGGTTGCACAAATTATTAGTGCTAATAAATCCTGA